A genomic stretch from Sulfurihydrogenibium azorense Az-Fu1 includes:
- a CDS encoding DUF502 domain-containing protein has translation MKSINFKNIFITGLFVLIPIIVTVWVIKTLLSVVNNLILPYLEEIGIPTPHIPGLGIIVTLSIIFLLGLLAQNYFGKKFLAYVESLISKIPVAGSVYNATKQTMETLFSKKENFSKVALVRFPHQDTYAIGFIANQLKICDEDYYIVFVPAAINPTSGFAIMVKKQDIIITDLTVEEAMRTIVSGGLVIKKHIKLLKDNQVPAGEVSANGE, from the coding sequence ATGAAAAGTATAAACTTTAAAAACATATTTATAACAGGATTATTTGTCTTAATACCTATAATTGTAACTGTATGGGTTATAAAGACCCTTCTCTCCGTAGTAAACAACTTAATACTTCCATATTTAGAAGAGATAGGAATTCCAACACCTCACATTCCGGGACTTGGTATAATAGTAACACTTTCTATAATATTCCTGCTTGGACTTCTTGCCCAAAACTACTTCGGTAAAAAGTTCTTAGCGTACGTAGAATCCTTAATATCAAAAATTCCCGTTGCAGGTTCTGTTTACAATGCTACAAAACAGACGATGGAAACACTTTTCTCAAAGAAAGAAAACTTTTCAAAAGTTGCCCTTGTTAGGTTTCCCCATCAGGATACATACGCTATTGGGTTTATAGCTAATCAGTTAAAAATATGTGACGAAGATTACTACATAGTTTTTGTCCCAGCTGCAATCAACCCAACTTCTGGGTTTGCCATTATGGTAAAAAAACAGGACATTATAATAACAGATTTAACCGTTGAAGAAGCAATGAGGACCATTGTATCAGGTGGACTTGTAATAAAAAAACATATAAAATTACTTAAAGACAACCAAGTCCCAGCAGGAGAAGTCTCTGCAAACGGAGAGTAG
- a CDS encoding NUDIX hydrolase — protein MSVKWEFSAGGVVFKEDQDQIYILLIKNKDRYGFPKGNIERTEKREDAAVREVKEETGVDAEVLDYLGNVEYWYRSGVDTIHKFVYYYLMKYVGGELNPQKEEIESAEWVPINQVEEKLSFDKDKKIFSLAVKKLKQLSKVNA, from the coding sequence ATGAGTGTAAAGTGGGAATTTTCTGCAGGTGGAGTTGTATTTAAAGAAGACCAAGACCAAATTTATATTCTACTAATTAAAAATAAAGATAGGTACGGTTTTCCAAAAGGAAATATAGAAAGAACTGAAAAGAGAGAGGATGCAGCTGTAAGAGAAGTTAAAGAAGAAACAGGAGTAGATGCAGAAGTCCTTGATTACTTAGGAAATGTAGAGTACTGGTACAGGTCAGGTGTTGATACAATTCACAAGTTTGTTTACTACTACCTTATGAAATACGTAGGTGGAGAGTTAAACCCCCAAAAAGAAGAGATAGAATCTGCAGAGTGGGTTCCTATAAATCAAGTAGAGGAAAAACTATCCTTTGACAAAGATAAAAAAATATTCTCTTTGGCAGTTAAAAAGTTAAAACAGCTCTCAAAAGTTAATGCTTGA
- a CDS encoding menaquinone biosynthesis decarboxylase, protein MPYEDLREFIRDLEKNNELIKVKSKVSPILEITEIADRMMKMPNGGKALLFENVEGYEGIPVLINAFGSEKRMKMALGVKNFEDIGWKLYKIVKPEIPNTFLEKIKKLPELKKLNDALPVVVKDGKCKEVIKKGNDVNVFEFPVLKCWPKDGGRFITLPIVISKDPENGIRNIGMYRIQLIDKNKVTVHWQIHKGGSHHYWKAKKLGQKIPVAIVIGADPVITYCASAPLPEDVDEFLFAGIIREKGIKLVKCETVPLEVPADAEIVIEGYIDPSEPLHDEGPFGDHTGFYTPVDKYPLMHITCITHRKDPIYQTTIVGKPPMEDGWLGKATERIFLPMVQFNLPEIVDYNLPIAGCFHNFAFVSIKKRYPGHAFKVINALWGLGQLMFEKNIVVFDDWVNVQDINEVLWIWGNNVDPSRDVIIQKGVIDVLDHSTNYVGFGGKMGIDATTKWKEEGYLRDWPEVAKMDESVKKKVLPVWEEILKNMLEMI, encoded by the coding sequence ATGCCTTACGAAGACCTTAGAGAGTTTATAAGAGATTTAGAAAAAAACAATGAACTTATCAAAGTAAAATCAAAGGTAAGTCCTATCCTTGAAATCACAGAGATAGCAGACAGAATGATGAAGATGCCCAACGGTGGAAAAGCACTACTGTTTGAGAATGTTGAAGGTTACGAAGGTATACCTGTCCTTATAAACGCCTTCGGTAGTGAAAAACGAATGAAGATGGCATTAGGAGTTAAAAATTTTGAAGATATAGGATGGAAGCTCTACAAGATAGTAAAGCCAGAAATACCTAACACATTTTTAGAAAAGATAAAAAAACTCCCAGAGCTAAAAAAACTCAACGATGCTCTACCAGTTGTAGTAAAAGATGGAAAATGTAAAGAGGTAATAAAAAAAGGAAATGATGTTAACGTATTTGAATTTCCTGTTTTGAAATGCTGGCCAAAAGACGGGGGAAGGTTTATAACGCTTCCGATAGTAATATCAAAAGACCCTGAAAACGGTATAAGAAACATAGGAATGTATAGAATCCAACTGATAGATAAAAACAAAGTAACAGTTCACTGGCAGATACACAAAGGTGGTTCACACCACTACTGGAAAGCCAAAAAGTTAGGACAAAAAATACCTGTAGCGATAGTTATAGGTGCAGACCCTGTAATAACTTACTGTGCCTCAGCTCCACTTCCAGAAGATGTTGACGAGTTTCTATTTGCTGGGATAATAAGAGAAAAAGGTATTAAATTAGTAAAGTGTGAAACAGTTCCGTTGGAAGTCCCTGCCGATGCAGAGATTGTTATAGAGGGCTACATAGACCCATCAGAACCTTTACACGATGAAGGACCATTTGGAGACCACACAGGATTCTACACACCAGTAGATAAGTATCCTTTAATGCATATAACATGTATAACCCACAGGAAAGATCCTATCTATCAAACAACGATAGTAGGAAAACCACCTATGGAAGACGGCTGGCTTGGAAAAGCCACAGAAAGAATATTCCTTCCAATGGTTCAGTTTAATCTACCAGAAATTGTTGATTACAACCTACCTATTGCTGGATGTTTCCATAACTTTGCCTTTGTTTCTATCAAGAAAAGATATCCGGGTCATGCCTTTAAAGTAATAAACGCACTTTGGGGACTGGGACAACTCATGTTTGAAAAAAATATAGTTGTATTTGATGACTGGGTAAACGTTCAAGATATAAATGAAGTATTATGGATATGGGGAAACAACGTTGATCCATCAAGGGATGTAATAATACAAAAAGGAGTTATAGACGTTTTAGACCACTCAACAAACTACGTTGGTTTTGGTGGAAAAATGGGAATAGATGCTACTACGAAATGGAAAGAAGAAGGCTACCTAAGAGATTGGCCAGAAGTTGCTAAAATGGATGAAAGTGTGAAGAAAAAAGTCCTTCCTGTTTGGGAAGAAATACTAAAAAATATGTTAGAGATGATATAA
- a CDS encoding SDH family Clp fold serine proteinase yields the protein MENTGFFFISQLFWLIFLFMIIMPILQAQMLQWSRERILKAIEDKYGSKVITLIHRQETRSLFGFFMMRMITIEDSEAVLRAIRMTPKDKPIDFIIHTPGGIALAATQIAKALADHPAKVRVIVPHFAMSGGTLIALAADEILMDNHAVLGPVDPQLGAEPAASLVAIEKLKDPKDIDDQTLVKIDMSKKALKQMYDTVVNLLVKKGHPLEKAQIIAEELSQGKYTHDFPITVEHLKQLGLNVSTDMPEEVYALMDLYPQPTGIPAVQYLPEPVRRPEAVKK from the coding sequence ATGGAAAATACAGGATTTTTTTTCATAAGCCAGTTATTTTGGCTGATATTCCTTTTTATGATTATAATGCCTATACTACAAGCTCAAATGCTTCAATGGAGCAGAGAGAGAATATTAAAAGCTATAGAAGATAAATACGGTAGCAAAGTCATAACTCTTATTCACAGACAAGAAACAAGGTCTTTGTTTGGCTTTTTTATGATGAGGATGATAACCATAGAAGACTCAGAAGCTGTTTTAAGGGCAATAAGAATGACACCTAAAGACAAACCAATAGACTTTATTATTCATACCCCAGGAGGAATTGCACTGGCAGCTACTCAGATAGCAAAAGCATTAGCAGACCATCCTGCGAAAGTAAGAGTAATTGTACCTCACTTTGCAATGTCAGGAGGAACTTTAATAGCCTTAGCAGCTGACGAGATATTAATGGATAATCATGCAGTTTTAGGACCTGTAGACCCACAACTTGGAGCAGAACCAGCAGCTTCTTTAGTAGCCATAGAAAAACTAAAAGATCCTAAAGACATAGATGACCAAACTTTGGTGAAGATAGACATGAGTAAAAAAGCATTAAAACAGATGTACGACACAGTAGTAAATCTTTTAGTTAAAAAAGGTCATCCTTTAGAAAAAGCACAGATAATAGCAGAAGAACTCTCTCAAGGAAAGTACACCCACGACTTTCCTATTACTGTAGAACATTTAAAACAACTTGGATTAAACGTATCTACAGATATGCCAGAAGAGGTTTACGCACTAATGGACTTATATCCTCAACCTACAGGTATACCTGCAGTTCAGTACCTACCAGAACCAGTAAGAAGACCAGAGGCAGTTAAAAAGTAA